The genomic stretch ccccttccatgtagtatgagagccatacactacacagtctattctatggagctgaactccccatcagataaaatctttgcaagatgctgcacacaaagatgcccgtacacactcaaaagattatctgcaaaagatctgtttctgcaaaaaatccattcctgcaaaatgcattcatagtctatgagatctgcagatccttatacacacttggtttaacagacttcatctgcatatctgacaatcctctgcagatctgaagatccatcctggtggatctgatctgcagatgattgtctgttaaaccaagtgtgtatgaggatcttcagatctcatagactatgaatgcattttgcaggaatagatttttggcaggaacagatcttttgcagataatgatcttttgagtgtgtacgggcatctttgtgtgcagcatcttgcaaagattttatctgatggggagttcagctccatagaatagactgtgtagagtatggctctcatactacatggaagggggtaaaattggtctgtgatctttcattttccaaagacttttatctcaagtgtgtatgaagcataagtctTTAAACACAACATGAGTTTCCTCTTTAACAACTTTTTCCCTGCAGGATTGGCAAAGTTTCTTTGGAAAGGAAGAGTAGAAATGAGAATTGCACATAGCACAACGTTTCTCAGGTCTGGTAGAAGATTGTCCACTTTGAACAGGCTGACCAGAAGATTTGTCTTTATCAGTCTTTGGGGCTTTAGGCTACAAAGAAACAAGAGACTGTCAGCTATTCAGAAGTAGCTATCTGCACAAAACAGCCCCCTAGGCAGAAACAATATCACTGCTCACCAGAGAGGGAATAGCGCAAGACTCCGcaggaggcagaggagaagggCCTACAGCGTCCTCTATGATCACCGACAGCAATAGTGAATCaaggagatatagatagatatacatacacatacatacatacacatataaaaaCCACCCCCTAAGGGAATTACCTGCAGCTGAAATCAATTTCACCGCCGTGGCCTCTGCCGCTCCGTAATCAGCTGACGCGTCATTCAACTTCCGCCCGGAACGTCCGGTTCGCGCTCCTGCCGCTATAAGCCTGCCACCATTCCAGGAGAAGCCTCCGATCCGCTGTGCGCTGGACAAGCTGAAAACCCCTGCTCAGCCTCTACCTGCCCGCGCTGCACCTGCCGCCCGACATGGTAGCACCTGGAGATCCTCCAAAgcgtcccgtccgggacaggaaacacaACTGAATGGCTCATGTGAGTGTCTGCTTTATATAAATCTCCTGCCTGCctgctatgcaaattttgtatcttatagcttcctgtccaaagtttaggagggagacaagtctcgtaGGAAGGGTGCTGTCAggaggacgttctgggaaaaaggtaataaatatggcagcctccatatccctctcacttcgggtaCCCTTTAACCACCCACCCCTCACATCTAACCATAGccaccctgcaaaaaaaaaaacaaaaaaaaccctacaaTTTTAAAAGGTATCACCATAGGCGCCCATTCAAACACCAGCATTAAGGGGTAGTTTTCGGGATATGGCTAAATCGATATTAACAAATTGTTGTATATTCCACAATATAGAGTTAACATAAGTTTACACATTTAAAATTAAGGGAGTCAGATATTGCGAAATATTTTTATAGTTTGTTTCTACAAACAATAGGTTATCGGGGACCCACATTTTATTTTACTTTCGCGCCCATTTGCTTCCTCGCTTTACAGACACCCTCCCAGCCCAGCAGGTTTGCCAACATCCTAGTCTAGTCAGTCACACGCTGTAGTCTTACCTGCAAATGCTTTTTACATCCAGTAATTTAAAGATAAAATGTAATATGTGCCTCAAGTTTCGGAATTTCAATTCAGATAAAACGTCTACTTTTTCCAGTCCCATTTTCCTGCCGATGAGCACTGCCAATACATCTTCTGACGCTTGTGAAGAATCTCCACCACCCAAGAGATCCTGCAGTGTGGATCCTTTCTTGTGGATGCTTCTTGACAGTATTTCATGAACGACACGCAGTGCTGGTGTACCAGTTAAATCCTCAACCTTTAGAAGATAACTGTTCTGACTATCCTCAAAGCTCAATTCGTTTTCCTCAGTCACAGAGTCTCTGGCTACTTTTGATTTATACGATGAACTCAGTAGGTTTGCTTCAGTATAATCATCCTCAATCTCAGACTGTGAGCCTCGCTCTCGCAGAGTGGATAACCTCCGACACCGATCCAGCTTCCGAGGACGGGTGTTGCTTGGGGCAGATTTAGGAGTCTCCTTGTTTTGAATCAGTTCCTGGAAAGAGCCCTCATGATCAGTGATAGAGTCTTGTGATTTATCAAAGCTGAGTGAGTGAAAGGCACTATCCTCAGTTACGGAATTTTCCAAGTCACTAATTTGTGCTTCAGTGGGGGTGCATAATGCAAAACGAAAACTAGCCGAAAGATCGCTAATAGGCGTTTGAAAGTCCTCTTTTGCACGTGAATTTAAGCTGCATACTGGAGTAGCAGGTATCTCTGGTGTGTTTTCATTAAAACTCAGGATGCTGTCAGTAGGCGACTCTGCTGTGCACTGAACTGGAGACAGATGGTTCACCTCTGGAAAAGGAACTGTGTCGTATTTAGAATCATCTATGGTAGAGCTCCTCTGCTGTGCAAAAGACATCCTCCATTTTTTATTTACGGTACCAGTGTCTGGTTCTGCTTTTAAAGTGCTTGTTGCTAATGGTTTGTAAAGCACATCTTTTGGGGTGTCGTCTAAATTGTTGGACACCCTAGCCCCAAAACTAGGGAGACGCTGAGGAGTGTTCTTGTTTCTAGAGGTTTCTGACGAACACACTGATGATTCAAAgtccaagctccctccagatgttgcTTTGGCAAGGAGAAGCCTACGTCTCAGTGAAAAGTCTTTTTTAGCAACACGTGGAGTTTCGCAGGTTTCTGTTTGCCTCTTTTTTGTGCCTGTTCCACACTCCCAGACATCACTCCTTATGGGGGAGCATACGAAAGTAGGATCAACGTTCTCAGAATCTTCGTATTGCGTTAGAGTATTCGTTTCTGAAAAGTCATTGCTAGTGTCATCATAGCTCAGACCGAAGGTCTTGAGAGATTCATTATATCCACTATCCTGGGATATACCCATCTGCGATTCTTTGTAGCCGATATGTTTTTTTGCCCCCGATACATAACCAGCGTAGTTTGCAGCAGGACTGTCTTGAACGGATCGGCGATAGGCCATTTCTTGCTTTTTCCTTCTGTAAGCCTACAAAGATAAAACACATAAGAAAAACATCTATGATGGTAGGTCAGCGTTTGAAAAAAACTAAAatgcgttccccccccccccccccaaagtataTCTATACGccaatttaaagcggaactgtaatttTGCTataaacaaacagtttcacttacctggggcttccccaagcccccagcagccgtcctgtcccgcgccgggccTGCCcgagcctctgttctcccgccgtgGATGCTTTGTTACCGCCGACTTGTAAGTCAAAAGCAACTGCGCACCCCGGGCTACGCGAAGCTTTCTTCGCCCTCCAGCTCGCAATAGCATCCTGGTATTAGCGCAGGACTCTATTGCGAgctggaacgcgaagaaagctTCACGTAGCACGGGGCAC from Hyperolius riggenbachi isolate aHypRig1 chromosome 5, aHypRig1.pri, whole genome shotgun sequence encodes the following:
- the FBXO43 gene encoding F-box only protein 43, with the translated sequence MTAGLTQHPLLLVFLFVFMSMDSSHEPGCWSFLQGLKAYRRKKQEMAYRRSVQDSPAANYAGYVSGAKKHIGYKESQMGISQDSGYNESLKTFGLSYDDTSNDFSETNTLTQYEDSENVDPTFVCSPIRSDVWECGTGTKKRQTETCETPRVAKKDFSLRRRLLLAKATSGGSLDFESSVCSSETSRNKNTPQRLPSFGARVSNNLDDTPKDVLYKPLATSTLKAEPDTGTVNKKWRMSFAQQRSSTIDDSKYDTVPFPEVNHLSPVQCTAESPTDSILSFNENTPEIPATPVCSLNSRAKEDFQTPISDLSASFRFALCTPTEAQISDLENSVTEDSAFHSLSFDKSQDSITDHEGSFQELIQNKETPKSAPSNTRPRKLDRCRRLSTLRERGSQSEIEDDYTEANLLSSSYKSKVARDSVTEENELSFEDSQNSYLLKVEDLTGTPALRVVHEILSRSIHKKGSTLQDLLGGGDSSQASEDVLAVLIGRKMGLEKVDVLSELKFRNLRHILHFIFKLLDVKSICSIWNVSKEWREMIVQDRSACQRRKVFMKKLRTEAEQGRLLSSEDAATRLHALNRSALKAVQAQARIGFHTPTSCGSLTPKDITSVPQSRSKQQEYVKIAKTLFTDEALKPCPQCQYPAKYQPLKKRGKCSREDCGFDFCILCLCSFHGSKECGAGSGKRPHTKKDILPGSAQSKRNLRRL